Proteins encoded by one window of Geobacter sp. DSM 9736:
- a CDS encoding PxxKW family cysteine-rich protein has protein sequence MQCQTVLPGTECTFWGKQGCAFSDGACQVVVENCEGCERVVESSIGKVCSAYPAPQKKWQTGLCNFATHVKVEIKSEETKVNPLKASKKASGGGGKKK, from the coding sequence ATGCAGTGTCAAACGGTTCTTCCTGGTACCGAGTGTACTTTCTGGGGGAAACAAGGGTGTGCATTTTCTGACGGAGCTTGTCAGGTTGTGGTCGAGAATTGTGAGGGATGCGAGCGGGTAGTCGAAAGTTCGATAGGCAAGGTCTGTAGTGCCTATCCTGCTCCCCAGAAAAAATGGCAGACCGGTCTCTGCAACTTCGCAACACACGTAAAAGTGGAAATCAAGAGCGAAGAGACTAAAGTCAATCCTCTCAAAGCTTCCAAAAAAGCTTCCGGGGGCGGGGGCAAGAAGAAGTAA
- a CDS encoding NUDIX hydrolase produces MAYEFLSCPTCGAKLKEYRNPLPTVDIIIEVDEGIVLIERKNSPLGWALPGGFVDYGEPLEKAAIREALEETSLRICNLRLLGCYSDPARDVRHHTISVVYVASGHGIPCAADDAANLQVFPLDSIPAKLCFDHRLILDDYLRRRSEGMLIPINSD; encoded by the coding sequence ATGGCTTATGAATTTTTAAGCTGCCCGACATGCGGCGCGAAGCTTAAGGAGTACCGTAACCCGCTGCCGACCGTTGACATCATCATAGAAGTCGACGAGGGCATTGTCCTCATCGAACGGAAGAATTCTCCTCTAGGTTGGGCACTGCCCGGCGGATTTGTAGACTATGGGGAACCTCTGGAAAAAGCCGCCATCCGGGAAGCTTTGGAAGAGACATCGCTGCGGATCTGCAACCTGAGGCTTCTCGGCTGCTACTCGGACCCCGCACGAGATGTTCGTCATCACACCATCTCCGTCGTCTATGTGGCGAGCGGACACGGCATCCCTTGTGCGGCTGATGACGCCGCAAATCTACAAGTCTTTCCTCTTGATTCAATTCCGGCAAAACTTTGCTTCGACCATCGGCTGATCTTGGACGACTACCTGCGCCGCAGAAGCGAGGGGATGCTTATTCCGATAAATTCGGACTAA